A portion of the Vespula vulgaris chromosome 24, iyVesVulg1.1, whole genome shotgun sequence genome contains these proteins:
- the LOC127072004 gene encoding E3 ubiquitin-protein ligase TRIP12 isoform X1, whose amino-acid sequence MADQQDQLLSGGSVEKASASAGTSKIRGKSSGSGTSGYRKRQSSGIPVPVEEKRRRQTIGDPQPPQDLDNTSAHRHSIDSSKGEDKIKGERRNHGSGLGPFLDTDWRLQHKVQQSNCGISGNTRVRNTRTSLPELNLTAIDCVASRTRSRTPQNSATLLQASSSYNLSLNSGYSNRKSSSTYNNLASSSSATPVSSNSTTSRERDQTVSLGLRMSECLEGFVSAVKALFPISTQTYHQEGSKAHGGATCTSSSTSSQILGVKSNVRVGNTASNSVESGGGALAHDGAGTSGITSTATTNPAVSATATATPAHPHPSQKHPLRSRIKLLSEQPKELPSSNKTSGKHKKDSTTGSCSSSRHRSSSRARKSMVESTSGGTGNIMSGNESITNSATPTSVSSSIPGSQLVTTTGEDEGGSAVTSATASGGPSGLSGTTGDSESDDGEVGRLQALLEARGLPPHVFGALGSRMQHLLNRSMGASSAAKAQQLLAGLQAVDDEGEQLQAVIGMGEILVMGNEDTLTGFPVKQVVAALINLLGIEHNFVIMTHACRALTYMMEALPRSSTVVVDAVPVFLQKLESIECMDVAEQCLTALAMLSRRHSKTILHAGGVSACLKFVDFFNITAQRAALTITANCCQNLHPDDFHLVAESLPLLTNRLTNQDKKSVECVCQAFSRLVDSFQHDPVMLHKIINAELLQNLQQLLMITPPVNSIGNFITVLRMLSVISNRCPDLAQLLLQQNIAFTLSYLLTGSLEIKTEDVELVPRSPQEWFEITCLIEELMPPLPTDGIFSVNSLLERTSSQQETVHWEWRDERHCCHPFSTIDSRIIEMAFQNGEDEICLSTLGRTYTIDLTVMKQINEDIGMARSIFRRVNAHPVEGKSPTCSSSMDVVPPVIETNEWLVSFIRTLFSVLYEVYSSSAGPAVKCKCLRALLRMVYYASTDLLKDVLKNQVVSSHIAGMLASQDLRIVIGALQMASILMKRLPQVFGVHFHREGVLHQIRQLADPEIPLGVSPPKCSSGTSLPSPQPGPSTPISSTMMLSSSSATSPIASPSTNGNILFGAVATCQMKPNLTPSMDTHSRTDLNTTVEDASTPQSAHLRIGDVLKRKRQNKKGRFSRLGGTTTQQTQQPESLFTGFTQKNNRFLGNLNPARWGRKSSSSSTVSDKRDTSSSTSLSKPPSNPNLSGGNRDKAKAWVREQAAQFLARYQDDAPCTHPALTVLARLTAAIQRLQSNQLDEMFSALTELRDIVLESDISPFEMNYSGLIKALLNYLTTTDAPGNRYDRLRMFWQLFAESTIQQDNNVVDLQPGAFGALVAKLNSCVAQLEQFPVKVHDLPAGSGAGRGGTSALKFFNTHQLKCNLQRHPDCNNLKQWKGGTVKIDPLALVQAIERYLMVRGYGRIRDAESLVSDDDNSEDDIDDTLAAVVISQGSAKHKLQFLIGDEVLPFNMTVYQAVRQFGCSGIDHSEAEADGEPPLGHDAVWVQTHTIYYRILLIFDSSDCRSLQQVYKPVPEDEATTSSKPGSSSQCGSRKGKGKSTKISSKRKEDSLWLEGIVPAQRCPLTPYLSPSLPPSVTISDASLDGLCLLRLLHALNRHWGVLFPHLKSMSLLSPQDFINNKIAAKASRQLQDPLVIMTGNLPSWLQQIATVCPFLFPFETRQLLLYATSFDRDRALQRLLDSAPELSGSDSQERVTPRLERRKRTISRTDILKQAEQVIQDLASSKALLEVQYVNEVGTGLGPTLEFYALVSKELQRADLDLWHGSSNPTETGYVNPIHGLFATPIPWSTKVSHLAKLKTKFKFLGKFMAKAIYDSRMLDLPFSLTFYRWLLGEEHTLTLADLVYVCPDIHRTLTKLQEVVRRKEIMEKDQTLRMTERAQRIEALDLDGCPISELGLVFELPGYENIELRKGGSDIPVTIHNLDQYIKLVTHWFLYEGVFRQMEAFREGFESVFPPAQLRLFFPEELEAVFCGHTQGGGQWDTKTLLECCRTDHGYTPDSRAIRFLFEVLSKYNSEEQRQFIQFVTGSPRLPVGGFKSLTPPLTIVRKTFDPSMKTDDFLPSVMTCVNYLKLPDYTTLEIMREKLRIAAQEGQHSFHLS is encoded by the exons ATGGCAGATCAACAAGATCAGTTGTTGTCAGGGGGGTCTGTAGAGAAGGCCAGTGCTTCAGCAGGTACCTCTAAAATTAGAGGGAAAAGCTCAGGCAGTGGTACAAGTGGCTATAGAAAGCGACAAAGTAGTGGTATCCCAGTGCcagtagaagagaaaagacgtAGACAAACTATTGGTGATCCTCAACCACCTCAGGACCTTGACAACACATCTGCACATAGACATTCTATAGATTCTTCAAAAGGAGAAGACAAGATAAAGGGTGAACGCAGAAATCATGGAAGTGGTTTAGGACCATTCCTAG ataCAGATTGGAGACTGCAACACAAGGTTCAGCAGTCTAATTGTGGTATTAGTGGTAATACAAGAGTTCGCAACACGAGGACAAGTTTGCCAGAGTTAAACTTGACAGCTATAGATTGTGTAGCTTCGAGGACTCGTTCTCGTACCCCACAAAATTCAGCAACTTTATTGCAAGCAAGCAGTAGCTACAACTTATCATTAAATAGTGGCTATAGTAATCGAAAATCATCTTCGACGTACAACAACTTGGCATCATCATCGAGTGCTACTCCTGTTTCTAGCAATTCAACTACATCAAGGGAAAGAG ATCAGACTGTATCATTAGGCCTGAGGATGAGCGAATGTCTGGAAGGATTTGTGTCTGCTGTCAAAGCACTTTTTCCAATATCAACACAAACGTACCATCAAGAAG gGTCCAAAGCACACGGTGGTGCGACCTGCACAAGTAGCAGTACGAGTAGTCAAATCTTGGGTGTGAAGTCCAACGTCAGAGTGGGTAACACAGCTAGCAATTCTGTGGAGAGTGGTGGGGGGGCGTTGGCACATGACGGGGCAGGCACTAGTGGCATTACATCAACAGCCACTACTAATCCAGCTGTGTCTGCCACCGCTACTGCCACCCCTGCACACCCTCATCCTTCACAAAAACATCCACTTCGTTCGCGTATAAAACTTTTAAGTGAACAACCTAAGGAACTGCCATCGAGTAACAAGACTTCaggaaaacataaaaaagattcCACAACGGGTTCCTGTTCTAGCTCAAG ACATCGCTCTTCATCACGAGCACGGAAGTCAATGGTGGAAAGTACTTCTGGAGGTACCGGAAATATAATGTCAGGGAATGAATCTATTACTAACAGTGCTACCCCAACATCTGTATCATCTTCTATCCCTGGTAGTCAATTAGTTACTACTACGGGTGAAGATGAAGGAGGGTCAGCTGTAACATCTGCTACtg CGAGTGGAGGACCATCTGGATTATCTGGTACAACAGGAGATAGTGAAAGTGATGATGGTGAAGTTGGGAGATTACAAGCATTATTAGAAGCTAGAGGTTTACCTCCTCATGTATTTGGTGCATTGGGGTCACGAATGCAACATCTTTTGAATAGAAGTATGGGAGCAAGCTCag ctGCAAAAGCACAACAGCTCCTAGCTGGTTTACAAGCTGTTGATGACGAAGGCGAACAATTACAAGCTGTCATAGGAATGGGAGAAATACTTGTTATGGGAAATGAAGATACATTAACAGGTTTTCCTGTTAAACAAGTGGTTGCagctttaataaatttacttgGAATAGAGCACAACTTCGTTATAATGACACATGCTTGTCGTGCTTTGACATACATGATGGAAGCTTTGCCTCGATCTTCTACCGTTGTTGTTGATGCTGTACCAGTATTTCTACAGAAGCTAGAATCAATTGAATGTATGGATGTTGCTGAACAATGCTTAACAGCTTTAGCTATGTTATCCCGTCGACATAGCAAAACAATATTACACGCG gGTGGTGTATCAGCTTGTTTGAAATTTGTTGACTTCTTCAATATCACGGCTCAACGCGCAGCATTAACAATCACAGCTAATTGCTGTCAAAATCTTCATCCTGACGATTTTCATCTAGTCGCAGAGAGCTTACCATTGTTAACAAACAGACTGACAAATCAGGATAAAAAAAGTGTTGAATGTGTTTGCCAAGCTTTCAGTCGACTGGTTGATAGCTTTCAACATGACCCAGTTATGCtacataaaattatcaatGCAGAACTTCTTCAAAATTTACAACAGTTG CTTATGATTACACCACCTGTAAACAGTATTGGCAACTTCATAACAGTGCTACGAATGTTATCTGTGATATCAAATCGCTGTCCTGATCTGGCGCAGCTGCTTTTACAACAAAATATAGCTTTCACGTTAAGTTATCTTTTAACTGGATCTTTGGAAATAAAAACTGAAGATGTAGAATTAGTACCACGTTCACCACAAGAATGGTTTGAAATTACTTGTTTAATCGAAGAACTTATGCCTCCGCTACCAACTGACGGTATATTCAGTGTAAATAGTTTACTCGAAAGGACCAGTAGTCAACAAGAAACAGTCCATTGGGAGTGGCGTGATGAAAGGCATTGCTGCCATCCGTTCAGCACTATTGATTCTAGGATTATTGAG ATGGCATTTCAAAATGGAGAAGATGAGATATGTCTTTCCACTCTAGGGAGGACATATACAATAGATTTGACTGTGATGAAACAGATTAATGAGGATATTGGAATGGCACGGAGTATATTTCGTAGAGTGAATGCTCATCCTGTTGAGGGTAAAAGCCCTACTTGCTCATCTAG CATGGACGTAGTACCTCCAGTGATCGAAACAAATGAATGGTTGGTATCTTTTATACGAACTTTATTCTCCGTACTCTACGAAGTGTATAGTAGTTCAGCCGGGCCTGCTGTAAAATGTAAATGTTTACGTGCACTTCTTCGTATGGTATATTATGCCTCCACTGATTTATTAAAG GATGTTTTGAAAAATCAAGTTGTATCATCGCATATAGCAGGAATGTTAGCGTCGCAAGATTTACGAATAGTTATAGGAGCTCTACAAATGGCAAGTATCTTAATGAAAAGATTACCGCAAGTATTTGGGGTCCATTTCCATCGTGAAGGTGTCTTACATCAAATACGGCAGCTAGCTGATCCTGAAATACCTCTTGGAGTTTCACCGCCCAAGTGCTCTTCTG GTACATCATTACCAAGTCCACAACCAGGTCCATCTACACCCATTTCTTCCACCATGATGTTGTCCTCTAGTAGTGCTACGTCTCCTATTGCTTCTCCATCGACAAAtggtaatatattatttggcGCAGTTGCAACATGTCAAATGAAGCCAAATCTTACCCCTTCAATGGATACACATAGTAGGACAGATTTGAATACCACCGTAGAAGATGCAAGTACACCGCAAAGTGCTCATCT aaggATCGGAGAtgttttgaaaagaaaacgtcAAAACAAGAAAGGTCGGTTCTCTAGATTGGGTGGTACTACGACGCAACAAACCCAACAACCAGAATCACTTTTCACTGGTTTTACACaaaagaataatcgatttttgGGAAATCTTAATCCTGCTAGATGGGGAAGAAAATCGTCATCGTCAAGCACTGTTAGTGATAAGAGAGACACAAGTTCTTCAACCAGTTTATCAAAACCACCAAGTAATCCAAATTTATCAGGTGGTAATCGGGATAAGGCAAAAGCATGGGTACGCGAACAAGCTGCTCAATTCCTAGCAAGATATCAAGATGATGCACCTTGCACCCATCCAGCGTTAACGGTTCTTGCGCGACTTACAGCCGCAATACAACGATTACAATCAAat CAATTAGACGAAATGTTCTCAGCACTTACCGAATTACGAGATATTGTACTAGAAAGTGATATATCTCCCTTTGAAATGAATTATAGTGGTCTTATAAAAGCTTTGTTGAACTACCTCACAACCACAGACGCACCTGGAAATCGTTACGATCGTTTACGGATGTTCTGGCAACTATTTGCAGAATCTACT ATACAGCAAGACAACAATGTCGTAGATCTTCAACCGGGAGCATTCGGTGCTCTTGTTGCAAAATTGAACAGTTGTGTTGCACAGTTGGAACAATTTCCAGTAAAGGTTCATGATTTACCAGCAGGATCCGGTGCTGGACGTGGAGGAACTAGTGctcttaaatttttcaatacgCATCAGTTGAAG TGCAATCTTCAGCGGCATCCagattgtaataatttaaaacaatGGAAGGGAGGTACTGTAAAAATAGATCCTCTTGCGTTAGTGCAAGcaatagaaagatatttaatggTTCGTGGCTACGGTAGAATACGGGATGCAGAATCTTTGGTTAGTGACGATGATAATAGCGAGGATGATATAGATGATACTTTG GCAGCAGTTGTTATAAGTCAAGGCTCTGCAAAACACAAGCTCCAATTTTTGATAGGGGATGAAGTATTACCTTTTAATATGACCGTATACCAGGCAGTAAGACAATTTGGTTGTTCTGGTATAGATCATTCAGAAGCAGAAGCAGATGGTGAACCTCCTTTGGGACACGATGCAGTATGGGTGCAAACCCATACGATATATTACAG GATACTCTTGATCTTTGACTCATCTGATTGCCGAAGTTTGCAACAAGTGTACAA ACCTGTACCAGAGGACGAGGCTACGACATCTTCCAAACCAGGGTCGAGTTCACAGTGCGGTAGTAGAAAAGGCAAAGGCAAGAGTACAAAGATCAGTTCAAAGCGAAAAGAAGATAGTCTTTGGTTGGAAGGAATAGTTCCAGCGCAACGATGTCCACTTACTCCTTATCTATCTCCATCTTTGCCACCATCTGTAACCATATCGGATGCTTCTTTAGACGGCTTATGTCTATTGCGGCTTCTACATGCACTTAATCGTCATTGGGGAGTTCTATTTCCTCATCTGAAAAGTATGAGCCTATTATCTCCACAAGATTTCATAAATAACAAGATAGCAGCAAAGGCGAGTAGACAACTGCAGGATCCGTTAGTTATTATGACTGGAAATTTGCCATCATGGTTGCAGCAAATAGCAACAGTATG CCCCTTTCTATTTCCATTTGAAACAAGGCAGTTGCTATTGTACGCAACATCCTTTGATCGTGATAGAGCACTCCAACGTCTTCTAGACTCTGCTCCAGAATTGTCAGGATCTGATAGTCAAGAACGTGTTACTCCACGtttagagagaagaaaaagaactattTCGAGAACGGACATTTTAAAACAAGCGGAACAAGTTATTCAAGATTTAGCTTCCAGCAAAGCTCTTCTTGAAGTGCAATATGTCAACGAg gtcgGAACTGGCTTGGGCCCAACTTTAGAATTTTATGCGCTAGTCTCTAAAGAACTTCAACGTGCTGACTTGGATCTCTGGCATGGTAGTTCAAACCCTACGGAGACAGGTTACGTTAATCCTATACATGGACTCTTCGCAACGCCAATACCGTGGAGTACTAAAGTATCGCATCTTGCGAAACTCAaaacgaaatttaaatttcttggTAAATTTATGGCGAAGGCAATATATGATTCAAGAATG TTGGATCTACCATTTAGTTTAACATTTTATCGTTGGTTATTGGGAGAAGAACATACGCTTACTTTAGCAGATTTAGTATACGTTTGTCCTGATATACATCGTACCCTCACGAAATTGCAAGAAGTGGtaagacgaaaagaaataatggaaaagGATCAAACTTTAAGAATGACGGAAAGAGCGCAACGAATCGAAGCGCTTGATTTGGACGGTTGTCCTATTTCTGAACTTGGACTTGTCTTCGAATTACCAGGTTATGAAAATATAGAACTAAGGAAAGGAGGAAGTGATATACCTGTCACTATTCATAATTTGGATCAATATATCAag TTGGTAACACATTGGTTCCTCTACGAAGGAGTTTTTAGACAAATGGAAGCATTTCGAGAAGGATTCGAATCGGTATTTCCACCAGCAcaattacgattatttttccCAGAAGAATTGGAAGCTGTATTCTGCGGACACACACAAGGTGGTGGTCAATGGGATACAAAAACTCTTTTGGAATGTTGTCGTACAGATCATGGTTATACTCCAGATTCTCGGGCTATACGTTTCTTATTTGAAGTCTTATCCAAATACAATAGCGAAGAGCAAAGACAATTTATTCAATTTGTTACTGGATCACCACGATTACCTGTTGGAG GCTTTAAAAGTTTGACCCCACCCTTAACGATAGTGCGGAAAACTTTTGATCCATCTATGAAAACCGATGACTTTTTACCATCTGTAATGACTTGCGTAAACTATTTAAAATTGCCTGATTATACTACCTTGGAAATAATGCgggaaaaattaagaatagcAGCACAAGAAGGTCAACACTCATTCCACCTTTCCTAG